In the Methylomonas rhizoryzae genome, one interval contains:
- the cas2 gene encoding CRISPR-associated endonuclease Cas2 — MADSQLGLYLIAYDIADPRRLGKVHRILKKQGLPVQYSVFTVVMKRPKLRRLLERIEQKIKANEDDVRCYRLPINTQAVTLGQQYFPEDVLLFTGGVNRIFGS; from the coding sequence ATGGCCGATAGCCAGCTGGGTTTGTATTTGATTGCCTATGATATTGCCGATCCACGACGATTGGGCAAAGTCCATCGGATTTTGAAGAAACAAGGCTTGCCGGTGCAGTATTCGGTGTTTACCGTGGTAATGAAGCGCCCAAAACTGCGTCGCTTGTTGGAACGGATTGAACAAAAAATCAAAGCCAACGAGGACGATGTGCGTTGTTACCGCTTACCCATCAATACGCAGGCTGTGACGCTGGGACAGCAGTATTTTCCCGAGGATGTGCTGCTGTTTACCGGCGGCGTTAACCGAATTTTTGGCAGTTAG
- a CDS encoding CRISPR-associated endonuclease Cas1: MRPLYIDGSTGCRVVLDEPALRVSLADKADQLFPLSRVSRVVCKGLVDWSMSALLACADAGITVLFLEKNGEMRARWLGRASERQSLTQRLVDLLARADGPGLFENWTLAMEKMAARSFARRVGLLDWREVPVPTLRRQLLVSLGSEGRYRANLLENILHAELLVWLPEAGFCADDEALMVNDPDLSGFISRLLLWDFYPLLLASSTEPDASSMRAMAELFQQRADRGYLLFRSTINKLQQFLLSVS, from the coding sequence ATGCGGCCGCTATACATTGACGGCTCGACGGGTTGCCGCGTGGTGCTGGATGAGCCTGCGCTACGGGTGTCCTTGGCGGATAAGGCCGATCAGTTGTTCCCGCTATCCAGAGTGTCGCGCGTGGTGTGCAAGGGTTTGGTGGATTGGTCGATGTCGGCATTATTGGCTTGCGCCGATGCCGGAATTACGGTGTTGTTTTTGGAGAAAAACGGCGAAATGCGTGCCCGCTGGTTGGGACGTGCCAGCGAACGCCAATCCTTGACGCAGCGTTTAGTCGATTTACTGGCCCGCGCCGATGGTCCGGGGCTGTTTGAAAACTGGACCTTGGCCATGGAAAAAATGGCTGCCCGCAGTTTTGCCCGGCGCGTCGGTTTGTTGGATTGGCGGGAAGTGCCGGTGCCGACATTACGTCGGCAACTGTTGGTTAGTTTGGGCAGCGAGGGGCGGTACCGTGCCAATCTGCTGGAAAATATCTTGCACGCCGAGTTGCTGGTTTGGCTGCCGGAAGCCGGATTTTGCGCAGACGATGAAGCATTAATGGTCAACGATCCGGATTTATCCGGGTTTATAAGCCGTTTGCTGTTGTGGGATTTTTATCCGCTGTTGTTGGCTTCTAGTACCGAGCCGGATGCCTCGTCGATGCGGGCCATGGCGGAACTGTTTCAGCAGCGTGCCGATCGTGGTTATTTATTGTTCCGCAGTACCATCAACAAATTGCAGCAGTTTTTGTTGTCGGTGAGCTGA
- the cas1 gene encoding CRISPR-associated endonuclease Cas1, producing MSSLYLDRKNLGIKLDGQALALYEDGARKGSVPLHLLDRVVLRGNVQLESRVLGALSERNIGLLVLSGRNTEATAMLAGRGHSDSSRRLGQYRTSMDEDCRMPLARWLVLVKVRAQLRLIKRALAERPDLRHPLTSASQTLAGILGRLRDEQSAFTLDSLRGYEGAAAAAYFGGFTQLFAPSLNVNGRHKRPPPDPVNACLSLGYTLLHYDAVRACHIVGLDSMLGFYHDVSFGRESLACDLMEPLRPLLDGWVWQMFRERTLRLEHFSDDNGRCLLNKTGRSHFYAFYESHAAAARRLLRRYGHALSKRYQLAYESR from the coding sequence ATGAGCAGTTTGTATCTGGATCGCAAGAATCTGGGCATCAAGTTGGATGGTCAGGCGTTGGCTTTGTATGAGGATGGTGCGCGCAAGGGCTCGGTGCCGTTGCATTTACTGGACCGGGTGGTGCTGCGTGGCAACGTGCAACTGGAAAGCCGGGTGTTGGGTGCTTTGAGCGAGCGAAATATCGGTTTGCTGGTGCTGTCCGGGCGCAATACCGAAGCCACGGCGATGCTGGCCGGGCGGGGCCACAGCGACAGTAGCCGGCGTTTGGGGCAATATCGCACCAGTATGGATGAGGATTGTCGGATGCCGCTGGCGCGCTGGCTGGTGTTGGTCAAAGTGCGTGCGCAACTGCGCCTGATTAAACGGGCACTGGCGGAGCGGCCTGATTTGCGCCACCCGTTGACCAGCGCTAGCCAAACCCTGGCCGGTATCCTTGGTCGGTTACGCGATGAACAGTCGGCTTTTACGCTGGACAGTTTGCGCGGTTACGAAGGTGCTGCCGCAGCTGCGTATTTTGGCGGTTTTACCCAATTGTTTGCACCGTCGCTCAATGTTAACGGCCGTCATAAGCGTCCGCCGCCCGATCCGGTTAATGCCTGTTTGTCGCTAGGCTATACGCTGTTGCATTACGATGCGGTGAGAGCCTGTCATATCGTCGGCTTGGACAGTATGTTGGGGTTTTACCACGACGTCAGTTTCGGCCGCGAGTCGCTGGCTTGCGATTTGATGGAACCGTTGCGGCCGCTGCTGGACGGCTGGGTATGGCAGATGTTTCGGGAGCGAACCCTGCGCTTGGAGCATTTCAGCGACGACAATGGTCGCTGTTTGCTGAACAAAACCGGCCGATCACATTTTTATGCGTTTTATGAATCGCATGCGGCGGCAGCCCGGCGTTTGCTGCGTCGTTATGGGCATGCATTGAGCAAGCGTTATCAACTGGCCTATGAGTCACGCTGA
- the cas2 gene encoding CRISPR-associated endonuclease Cas2 has product MTQRHLYLAAYDISCNRRLRKALYVLRAYASGGQKSVFECFLTDAEKRQLLEEIAFVINPEEDRFIVLRLAGAKHVRTLGKAVPPQDGSFYYVG; this is encoded by the coding sequence ATGACTCAACGGCATCTCTATCTGGCGGCTTACGACATTTCCTGCAACCGGCGCCTGCGCAAGGCGCTGTATGTCTTGCGCGCTTATGCGTCGGGCGGACAAAAGTCGGTGTTCGAGTGCTTTTTGACCGATGCGGAAAAGCGCCAACTGCTGGAAGAGATAGCCTTCGTCATAAACCCTGAAGAAGACCGCTTTATCGTGTTGCGCCTGGCGGGCGCCAAACACGTGCGCACCTTGGGCAAGGCGGTTCCGCCTCAGGATGGATCGTTTTATTACGTGGGGTAA
- a CDS encoding Card1-like endonuclease domain-containing protein — translation MKPTAHLILVSAQPIPNLTPMLDEAIKPKKVLMLVSPDMRERANALEAIFKPRGINVEQYPIDDAWDASQISDAVLDILGATADGELALNATGGTKLMSIAAYEAFRSMNAPIYYVHPERDSLLWLSPKQASHELADRLKLKEYLMAYGACQVDIPEPHGVRPEIRTLTETLLTDIERYADDLGALNYLAYKADNPTLTVEVEHGPQSKPMLWELLELFERAGTCRISGHRLRFTDADARFMTNGGWLELHTYGICLNLKKTLNIQDIACNVTIQRQPAGKTPVKNEIDVGLIRANRLHLIECKTKQFEKNADVLYKLDSLRDLIGGLQAKAMLVSFNDPGKATRARARDLKIALCCKTDLRNLQHHLHDWLTAHR, via the coding sequence ATGAAACCCACAGCCCACCTGATTCTCGTCTCCGCCCAGCCGATCCCCAACCTCACCCCCATGCTGGATGAAGCCATCAAACCAAAAAAAGTGTTGATGTTGGTCAGCCCGGACATGCGCGAACGCGCCAACGCCCTGGAAGCGATCTTTAAACCGCGCGGCATTAACGTCGAACAATACCCAATCGACGATGCCTGGGACGCCAGCCAAATCAGCGATGCGGTATTGGACATCCTCGGAGCAACCGCCGACGGCGAACTAGCCCTCAATGCCACCGGCGGCACCAAACTGATGAGCATCGCCGCGTATGAAGCCTTTCGGAGTATGAATGCGCCCATTTATTACGTTCACCCCGAGCGAGACAGTCTGCTGTGGTTATCGCCCAAACAGGCGTCGCACGAGCTGGCGGACAGGCTAAAGCTTAAAGAATATCTAATGGCTTACGGCGCCTGCCAGGTCGACATTCCGGAACCGCACGGCGTCAGGCCCGAAATCAGAACCCTAACCGAAACTCTGCTAACCGACATAGAGCGCTACGCCGACGACCTGGGTGCGCTCAATTACCTGGCCTATAAGGCTGACAATCCCACGCTGACGGTCGAAGTGGAGCACGGACCGCAATCGAAACCCATGCTGTGGGAATTATTGGAATTATTCGAACGAGCAGGTACGTGTCGTATCAGCGGCCATCGCCTGCGCTTTACCGATGCCGACGCCCGTTTCATGACCAACGGCGGTTGGCTGGAGCTACATACCTACGGGATTTGTTTGAATCTGAAAAAAACGTTGAATATTCAGGATATCGCCTGCAACGTCACTATTCAACGCCAACCCGCCGGAAAAACCCCGGTTAAAAATGAGATCGACGTGGGTTTGATCAGGGCCAACCGCCTGCACTTGATCGAATGCAAAACCAAGCAATTTGAAAAGAACGCCGACGTCTTGTATAAACTCGACAGCCTGCGCGACTTGATCGGTGGCCTGCAAGCCAAAGCCATGTTGGTTAGTTTTAACGACCCCGGCAAAGCCACGCGCGCCCGCGCCAGGGACCTGAAAATCGCACTCTGCTGCAAAACCGACCTGAGAAATTTACAACATCACCTGCATGACTGGCTGACAGCCCATAGATAA
- a CDS encoding REP-associated tyrosine transposase, giving the protein MPARAPVGATHSRDIHHTNRDYASLLQKPEGGNLRKGRVAIAGQTYLITTVTQYRRPVFADFHAARLVVRALIFEQRRMTADTLAYVVMPDHLHWLLTLGQSKSLSQLVQAVKAASAKQIGNPVWQAGFHDHAVRQEEELKNLARYIIANPLRAGLVERIGDYPHWDAIWF; this is encoded by the coding sequence ATGCCTGCGAGAGCGCCTGTAGGAGCGACGCATAGTCGCGATATTCACCATACAAATCGCGACTATGCGTCGCTCCTACAAAAACCCGAGGGCGGTAATTTACGCAAAGGCCGGGTTGCCATTGCCGGGCAAACCTATCTGATTACAACCGTTACCCAGTATCGGCGCCCGGTTTTCGCCGATTTCCACGCGGCGCGGCTTGTGGTGCGGGCCTTGATCTTCGAACAACGCCGCATGACCGCGGATACCCTGGCTTACGTGGTCATGCCCGATCACTTGCATTGGCTGTTGACGCTGGGACAAAGTAAATCGCTATCGCAACTGGTACAGGCCGTCAAAGCCGCATCAGCCAAACAAATAGGCAACCCCGTCTGGCAAGCCGGTTTTCACGACCATGCCGTGCGCCAAGAGGAGGAATTGAAAAACCTGGCGCGCTACATCATCGCCAATCCCTTGCGCGCCGGATTAGTGGAACGCATCGGCGACTATCCTCATTGGGATGCGATATGGTTCTAA